One segment of Fuscovulum ytuae DNA contains the following:
- a CDS encoding branched-chain amino acid ABC transporter permease: MARSVARRTILTPILLSSLLVAFALAAWLAGSRPFNQTVIDIFLQVIFVVGLFTFIGNSGVISFGHIAFACLGGYVAAWTTIKPMMKGISMPGLPNWLMQLELPFWVAALAGGAFAAFWALVFGAVLMRLSGIAASIATFAMLAMVNSIYSNWDSVTAATSSVVGIPIVRTVWPYLIAAILSVFVAWAFSISRHGLALRAARDEPTAASASGVDITRVRLVAFVISGAIMGAGGALYAHSIGLVTPDTFYLGLTFTTLSMLVVGGMGSLSGAVIGVLILSSLIQVLRWLEAGVTIGEGSFALPGGVQEIALGVVMILILMFRPAGIMGNSELTGRIFRSEKPGTPGSNDASQTTGDQR; the protein is encoded by the coding sequence ATGGCCCGTTCTGTCGCCCGCCGCACCATCCTGACGCCGATCCTGCTCTCGTCCCTTCTGGTGGCTTTCGCGCTGGCCGCATGGCTGGCCGGATCGCGGCCCTTCAACCAGACGGTCATCGACATTTTTCTTCAGGTGATCTTCGTCGTCGGCCTGTTCACCTTTATCGGGAATTCCGGCGTCATCTCTTTCGGGCACATCGCCTTTGCCTGTCTTGGCGGCTATGTCGCGGCCTGGACCACGATCAAGCCGATGATGAAGGGCATCTCGATGCCCGGCCTGCCCAATTGGCTGATGCAACTGGAGCTACCCTTCTGGGTCGCGGCCCTTGCGGGTGGGGCTTTCGCGGCCTTTTGGGCGCTGGTCTTCGGGGCGGTGCTGATGCGGCTCTCGGGCATCGCGGCCTCCATCGCGACCTTTGCCATGCTCGCCATGGTCAACTCCATCTATTCCAACTGGGACAGCGTGACGGCGGCCACCTCTTCCGTCGTGGGCATTCCCATCGTGCGCACGGTCTGGCCCTATCTGATCGCAGCCATTCTGTCTGTCTTCGTCGCTTGGGCCTTTTCCATCAGCCGCCATGGTCTGGCGCTGCGCGCGGCACGCGACGAACCCACGGCCGCATCGGCCAGCGGCGTGGATATCACGCGCGTGCGGCTGGTGGCCTTTGTCATATCGGGCGCGATCATGGGCGCGGGTGGTGCGCTTTACGCCCACTCAATTGGGCTTGTGACGCCCGATACCTTCTACCTCGGCCTGACCTTCACGACGCTGTCGATGCTCGTCGTGGGCGGCATGGGCAGCCTGTCCGGCGCGGTGATCGGCGTTCTGATCCTGTCCAGCCTGATCCAGGTCCTGCGCTGGCTGGAGGCGGGTGTGACCATCGGCGAAGGCAGCTTTGCCCTGCCCGGCGGCGTGCAGGAAATCGCGCTGGGCGTGGTGATGATCCTGATCCTCATGTTCCGGCCTGCCGGAATCATGGGCAACAGCGAACTGACCGGACGGATATTCCGGTCTGAAAAACCGGGGACACCCGGATCAAACGACGCAAGTCAAACAACGGGAGATCAGAGATGA
- a CDS encoding branched-chain amino acid ABC transporter permease yields MMQVVFDALSLGSLYALGALGIALIFGVMRLVNFAHGDVIAFCVFALLWPSVDAVAIIFAGNLPWYLLIPFTLLVGAGLSVLSEALVFRRFRRANPATMMIASFALGFVIRYFLLMLFSSRPKSISLLPELSQPIELFGARIPLLQLITILVTIAVLLGLTAFLRRTRFGLEMRAAAENFTMARVLGVRANRVIMGAFALSGALAAAIALILGSQTGTANIMMGASVMLMAFIATVIGGMGSLAGAVIAGFALGAIATVMQVILPPDARAFRDAFVYGAVILVLIFRPQGLLSARSTKERV; encoded by the coding sequence ATGATGCAGGTCGTCTTCGACGCGCTGTCGCTGGGATCGCTTTACGCATTGGGGGCGTTAGGGATCGCGCTGATTTTTGGCGTGATGCGCCTGGTAAACTTTGCCCATGGCGATGTGATTGCCTTCTGCGTCTTTGCCCTGCTCTGGCCATCGGTCGATGCGGTGGCGATCATTTTTGCGGGCAATCTGCCGTGGTATCTGCTGATCCCCTTCACGCTCTTGGTGGGCGCAGGTCTTTCGGTCCTCTCCGAGGCCCTCGTTTTCCGCCGCTTTCGCCGCGCGAACCCTGCCACGATGATGATCGCCTCTTTCGCGCTCGGCTTCGTAATCCGCTACTTCCTGCTGATGCTTTTCTCCAGCCGCCCGAAAAGCATCTCGCTTCTGCCGGAACTCAGCCAGCCGATCGAACTTTTCGGCGCACGAATCCCACTTTTGCAGTTGATCACCATCCTTGTGACCATTGCCGTCCTGCTGGGCCTAACGGCCTTTCTTCGGCGCACCCGGTTCGGGCTGGAAATGCGGGCCGCGGCCGAGAATTTCACCATGGCGCGCGTCTTGGGCGTCCGCGCCAATCGCGTGATCATGGGTGCCTTTGCCCTGTCTGGTGCGCTGGCGGCCGCCATCGCCCTGATCCTTGGATCGCAGACCGGAACGGCCAATATCATGATGGGGGCCAGCGTCATGCTCATGGCCTTCATCGCCACGGTGATCGGTGGCATGGGCAGTCTTGCCGGGGCGGTGATCGCAGGCTTTGCGCTGGGGGCGATTGCCACGGTGATGCAGGTCATCCTGCCGCCTGACGCGCGGGCCTTCCGCGATGCCTTCGTCTATGGGGCAGTAATCCTTGTGCTGATCTTCCGGCCGCAGGGCCTGCTCAGTGCCCGCAGCACGAAGGAGCGCGTCTGA
- a CDS encoding ABC transporter ATP-binding protein — MSLLSLSNISVRYGRLTAVRGVSFTLAEGEMLFITGPNGAGKSSLLRAIAGVTPPAGGRVDFADHDITGQAPEDIARLGLSMVPEGRDAFAGLTIEENLMVGAGMHAGSRGWRARAASELEAVYATFPILKDRRHTQAGLLSGGQQQMLVIGRALMTTPRLVAIDEPSLGLAPNITDQVYERLATLRAERKLTLLIVEQSSTRAMMAGGRMMLMRGGEIVLDGDARALGQSEAMQAAYFGYGDHG; from the coding sequence ATGAGCCTTCTGTCGCTGTCCAACATCTCGGTTCGCTATGGGCGGCTGACGGCGGTGCGGGGGGTAAGCTTCACGCTGGCCGAAGGCGAGATGCTGTTCATCACCGGGCCGAACGGCGCGGGCAAATCCTCGCTTCTGCGGGCGATTGCCGGGGTGACGCCGCCTGCGGGCGGGCGCGTCGATTTCGCCGATCACGACATCACCGGGCAGGCCCCCGAAGACATCGCGCGGCTGGGCCTTTCCATGGTCCCAGAGGGCCGCGATGCCTTTGCGGGCCTGACAATCGAGGAAAACCTCATGGTCGGCGCGGGCATGCATGCGGGCAGCAGGGGGTGGCGCGCGCGGGCGGCCAGCGAATTGGAAGCGGTCTATGCCACGTTCCCCATCCTCAAGGACCGGCGGCACACCCAGGCAGGGCTTCTCTCTGGCGGACAGCAGCAGATGCTGGTCATCGGGCGCGCGCTGATGACAACCCCGCGCCTTGTGGCCATCGATGAGCCCAGCCTCGGCCTTGCGCCCAATATCACCGATCAGGTCTATGAACGGCTGGCCACGCTGCGGGCTGAGCGCAAGCTGACACTGCTGATCGTCGAACAATCTTCGACCCGCGCGATGATGGCGGGTGGGCGGATGATGCTGATGCGCGGGGGCGAGATCGTGCTGGATGGCGATGCGCGTGCCCTTGGCCAATCTGAGGCGATGCAGGCCGCCTATTTCGGATACGGAGATCACGGATGA
- a CDS encoding ABC transporter ATP-binding protein, giving the protein MTALAADKVSVAFAGLKALSEVDLTVTPGQIVGLIGPNGAGKTTLVNVLTGFQAMTEGEVRLDGQPLSGLKPHEVRRRGIARTFQGGRLFRDLPVIDNLEVTGVGLGQSRAAAIAEAEEMLDWVGISPLANRIAGTLPYSDERRVAIGRALMGRPKYLLLDEPAAGMSAQEATDLSALIRRIAGEMGCGVILIEHNVGLVLGLCDHIVVLDSGAVIETGTPAAIRASETVRHAYMGTATDTDLPVMEVET; this is encoded by the coding sequence ATGACCGCGCTAGCCGCTGACAAGGTTTCGGTCGCCTTCGCAGGGCTCAAGGCCCTGTCAGAGGTGGACCTGACGGTTACACCGGGCCAGATCGTTGGGCTTATCGGCCCGAACGGGGCCGGAAAGACCACCCTTGTCAACGTGCTGACCGGTTTTCAGGCCATGACGGAAGGGGAGGTTCGATTGGACGGGCAACCCCTTTCCGGCCTGAAACCGCATGAGGTACGCCGCCGGGGTATCGCGCGCACCTTTCAGGGCGGACGGCTGTTCCGCGACCTACCCGTCATCGACAATCTGGAGGTGACGGGGGTCGGTCTGGGCCAATCGCGCGCCGCCGCCATCGCCGAGGCTGAGGAGATGCTGGATTGGGTCGGCATCTCCCCCTTGGCCAACCGCATCGCGGGCACCCTTCCCTATAGCGACGAACGCCGCGTGGCGATTGGGCGCGCGCTGATGGGGCGGCCGAAATACCTGCTGCTCGACGAACCCGCCGCGGGCATGAGCGCGCAAGAGGCCACGGACCTATCTGCCCTGATCCGCCGCATCGCGGGCGAAATGGGCTGCGGCGTGATCCTGATTGAACACAACGTTGGGCTGGTGCTGGGCCTGTGCGACCATATCGTCGTGCTCGACTCCGGCGCCGTCATCGAAACCGGCACCCCTGCCGCCATCCGCGCCAGCGAGACGGTCCGGCACGCCTACATGGGCACCGCGACCGACACCGACCTTCCTGTGATGGAGGTCGAGACATGA
- a CDS encoding nuclear transport factor 2 family protein, giving the protein MPEQAQPIVHIDDDRFKVTEWRFAPGAETGWHRHGHDYVIVPLTDGTLALDLPGGQAARAELRQGVPYSRRVGVEHNVTNGSSTAPLAFLEVEVVDDALAHRRRATMEALMTAFNARDLEALMSCMAVECAFHASAGPLAEGAVHQGRDAVRAAYAAIFDAFPQAEWGEGAHAVMGDTGLSTWRFRGVTRDGAKVDVHGCDVFTFDGELIAVKDSYRKSRG; this is encoded by the coding sequence ATGCCGGAACAGGCGCAGCCGATCGTTCATATCGATGACGACCGTTTCAAGGTGACGGAATGGCGTTTCGCCCCCGGTGCGGAAACCGGCTGGCATCGGCATGGCCATGATTATGTGATCGTGCCGTTGACGGATGGTACGCTTGCGCTCGACCTGCCGGGCGGGCAGGCCGCGCGGGCGGAGTTGCGGCAGGGCGTGCCCTATTCCCGCCGGGTGGGGGTGGAGCATAATGTGACCAACGGATCGTCCACCGCCCCCTTGGCTTTCCTTGAGGTGGAAGTGGTGGATGACGCGCTGGCCCATCGCCGCCGCGCGACGATGGAGGCCTTGATGACGGCCTTCAATGCCCGCGATCTGGAGGCGCTGATGTCCTGTATGGCGGTGGAGTGCGCCTTTCACGCCTCTGCGGGGCCTTTGGCAGAGGGGGCGGTGCATCAAGGGCGCGATGCGGTGCGCGCGGCCTATGCCGCGATCTTTGACGCCTTCCCTCAGGCAGAATGGGGCGAGGGGGCGCATGCCGTGATGGGCGACACGGGTCTGTCGACATGGCGCTTTCGTGGCGTGACGCGCGACGGGGCGAAGGTCGATGTGCACGGCTGCGACGTATTCACCTTCGATGGTGAACTGATCGCGGTGAAGGACAGCTATCGCAAGTCGCGGGGGTGA
- a CDS encoding ABC transporter substrate-binding protein yields MKRLTAILAATTCLAGAAFADDDRIVVGFATAETGFMQAYDKPAQDAAMIRIEEINAAGGLLGKQIEVVNADTKTDRAEGAKAGLSVIDQGADMVVVSCDYDFGAPAALAAESSGLISFFLCAESVKAGIQGVGPNSFSASVLAAVQGATMAEWAYNKKEARTFYRLLDTWTEYNKGICDGFDWMMPKLADATLVGEDTFLNEDASIAAQITRIKSLPEEPDAIMLCTMMPGAVSAIKQIRAAGINSMILNGSGVDGSYWLSAVPDLSNFFVPVQGSIYGDDPNPDVTAFNAKYKEATGGDPSTQYVYPGYVMIDVWAKAVERAGTTETSAVVAELEKMNGEPTLFGPRTFTSELHHQNQARYLIVETNAGKPGVVDEWTISEPIPVADLMK; encoded by the coding sequence ATGAAAAGACTGACAGCGATCCTTGCCGCGACGACCTGCCTTGCAGGCGCGGCCTTTGCCGATGACGATCGGATCGTGGTGGGCTTCGCCACCGCCGAGACGGGCTTCATGCAGGCCTATGACAAGCCCGCACAGGATGCTGCGATGATCCGCATCGAAGAGATCAACGCCGCAGGCGGCCTGCTGGGCAAGCAGATCGAGGTGGTGAATGCCGACACCAAAACCGACCGCGCCGAAGGGGCCAAGGCGGGCCTTTCCGTGATCGATCAGGGGGCCGATATGGTGGTCGTGTCCTGCGACTATGACTTTGGCGCCCCGGCCGCGCTGGCCGCGGAGTCAAGCGGCCTGATTTCCTTCTTCCTCTGCGCGGAATCGGTGAAGGCGGGCATTCAGGGCGTGGGGCCAAACTCCTTCTCGGCCTCGGTCCTTGCGGCCGTCCAAGGCGCGACGATGGCCGAATGGGCCTATAACAAGAAAGAGGCGCGGACCTTCTATCGCCTGCTCGACACCTGGACGGAATACAACAAGGGCATCTGCGACGGCTTTGATTGGATGATGCCGAAACTGGCCGATGCCACACTGGTGGGCGAGGATACCTTCCTGAACGAAGACGCCTCCATTGCCGCGCAGATCACCCGGATCAAGTCGCTGCCCGAAGAACCCGATGCCATCATGCTCTGCACGATGATGCCCGGGGCGGTTTCCGCCATCAAGCAGATCCGCGCGGCGGGCATTAATTCGATGATCCTGAACGGATCGGGCGTAGATGGGTCCTACTGGTTGTCGGCCGTGCCCGACCTGTCGAACTTCTTCGTCCCGGTTCAAGGCTCGATCTATGGCGATGACCCGAACCCGGACGTGACGGCCTTCAACGCCAAGTACAAGGAAGCCACGGGCGGCGATCCCTCGACCCAATATGTCTATCCGGGCTATGTGATGATTGATGTCTGGGCCAAGGCCGTGGAACGGGCAGGCACCACTGAAACCTCTGCCGTGGTGGCGGAACTGGAAAAGATGAACGGCGAACCCACGCTCTTTGGCCCGCGCACCTTCACCAGCGAACTGCACCACCAGAACCAAGCGCGTTACCTGATCGTCGAAACCAATGCGGGCAAGCCCGGCGTGGTGGATGAATGGACGATCTCGGAGCCGATCCCGGTTGCCGATCTGATGAAGTAA
- a CDS encoding heparan-alpha-glucosaminide N-acetyltransferase produces MNESKGHRLVAVDLARSLALLGMAVFHFTFDLELFGHLDPGTTVTGGWAIFARVVAGSFLCLAGLSLVLAHGKGRRWPAFRKRFLRVAGAALVVSGATLAVLPQAFIFFGILHSIAFASLIGMALVGLPWAFLAMLTVAVVVADRTLAFDALNPLWLVWTGLGTKVPWSMDFVPVFPWLAAFLAGMTIAKAMDRAGLWARLAVWQPAAWIQRLAWPGRHSLAVYLIHQPVLISLVWLGTKLFA; encoded by the coding sequence TTGAACGAAAGCAAGGGGCATCGTCTGGTCGCCGTCGATCTTGCCCGCAGCCTTGCGCTGTTGGGCATGGCGGTCTTTCATTTCACCTTCGATCTGGAACTTTTTGGACATCTGGACCCCGGCACAACCGTCACGGGCGGTTGGGCGATCTTTGCAAGGGTCGTGGCGGGCAGTTTCCTTTGTTTGGCGGGGCTGAGTCTTGTGCTTGCCCATGGCAAGGGGCGGCGCTGGCCTGCCTTTCGGAAGCGGTTCTTGCGCGTGGCAGGTGCGGCACTGGTGGTATCTGGGGCGACCTTGGCGGTGCTGCCGCAGGCCTTCATCTTCTTCGGCATCCTGCATTCCATAGCCTTTGCCAGCCTGATCGGCATGGCGCTGGTCGGTTTGCCTTGGGCGTTCCTTGCGATGCTGACCGTGGCGGTGGTGGTGGCGGATCGGACCCTGGCCTTTGATGCCCTTAACCCGCTTTGGCTGGTGTGGACGGGGCTTGGCACCAAGGTGCCTTGGTCTATGGATTTCGTCCCGGTGTTCCCATGGCTCGCGGCCTTTTTGGCCGGGATGACCATCGCCAAGGCGATGGATCGGGCGGGACTTTGGGCGCGGTTGGCTGTCTGGCAACCTGCGGCTTGGATACAGCGCCTTGCTTGGCCGGGGCGGCATTCGCTGGCCGTCTATCTGATCCATCAACCTGTGCTGATATCGCTTGTTTGGCTGGGAACGAAGCTTTTCGCTTAG
- a CDS encoding hydantoinase/oxoprolinase family protein, which produces MKSEYRLGIDAGGTFTDFVLADRTGQVRLYKALSTPQDPTLAIRNGLQLISEDLGVPPEAVVSNCDLCINGTTVGLNALITHKGAKTGLICTAGHEDSLEIRLGHKEDGYRYDPEYPPATMLVPRYLRRGVQERVLSDGTVRIPLSEDDVRAACELFKAEGVETVAISFVWSVLHPEHEARAGQIVREMLPDVVLTLGSELYPQVREYTRTSTAVVNAYLAPIMKRYVEAVDGYFRALGAKQPVRYYQSNGGLAIGQAMTDRSVYAINSGPASAPAAGQYVCAPFGKTDVITVDMGGTSFDITLTKDGSTNINKNIDFLRYRIGVPMIQVETLGAGGGSIGWIDEMGLMQMGPQSAGSDPGPACYGQGGKLPTVSDANLVLGYLNPDGLVGGRLPLDAGKAQEAIRAHLADPLGMSVERAAYGMFTIVNANMVNGIRRVTVERGYDPRDFVLVGAGGATAAHITALADAMGIDTIVLPKLASGLCAFGQIISDVKYNYMATAPLRLDNDAAYARIDSLFAQIEAQGVDHLKSDGFKGRDIVTKRSLDMRYVGQVHECTVEIGTFKVDAKSIAKIKEAFHKRHKELYTYAEPASTVEVVNIESTLYGVVDKPERMKIGKGASPAKALKGHRDAVFSADGKRIKTPIYDGTPLGAGATIKGPAVIEEITTTIVIEPGWTAKLDASGSYLITRDRKGAK; this is translated from the coding sequence ATGAAATCCGAATATCGTCTTGGCATCGACGCAGGCGGCACCTTCACCGATTTCGTTCTGGCCGACCGGACAGGTCAGGTTCGGCTTTACAAGGCACTCAGCACGCCGCAGGACCCCACGCTCGCTATCCGCAACGGGTTGCAACTGATCTCGGAAGATCTGGGCGTCCCGCCCGAGGCGGTGGTGTCGAATTGCGACCTGTGCATCAACGGCACCACGGTCGGGTTGAACGCGCTGATCACCCATAAAGGTGCGAAGACCGGTCTGATCTGCACTGCGGGGCACGAAGATTCGCTGGAAATCCGTCTGGGCCACAAGGAAGACGGCTATCGCTATGATCCGGAATATCCGCCCGCCACGATGCTGGTGCCGCGCTATCTGCGGCGCGGGGTGCAGGAACGGGTGCTGTCGGATGGCACAGTCCGCATTCCCCTGAGCGAAGACGACGTGCGCGCGGCGTGCGAGCTTTTCAAGGCCGAAGGGGTAGAGACAGTGGCGATCAGCTTCGTCTGGTCCGTGCTGCATCCCGAACACGAGGCCCGCGCAGGCCAGATCGTGCGCGAGATGTTGCCCGATGTGGTGCTGACGCTCGGGTCAGAGCTTTACCCGCAGGTGCGGGAGTATACGCGCACGTCGACCGCCGTGGTGAATGCCTATCTTGCCCCGATCATGAAACGCTATGTTGAGGCGGTGGATGGCTATTTCCGCGCGCTGGGGGCGAAACAGCCGGTGCGTTACTACCAGTCAAACGGGGGCCTTGCCATCGGGCAGGCCATGACGGATCGGTCGGTCTATGCGATCAATTCCGGACCTGCCTCTGCCCCGGCGGCAGGCCAATATGTCTGCGCGCCCTTCGGCAAGACGGATGTCATCACCGTCGACATGGGCGGCACCTCGTTCGACATCACGCTGACCAAGGATGGCAGCACCAATATCAACAAGAATATCGACTTCCTGCGCTATCGCATCGGGGTGCCGATGATTCAGGTGGAAACGCTGGGTGCGGGCGGCGGGTCCATCGGTTGGATCGATGAGATGGGGCTGATGCAGATGGGCCCGCAATCGGCGGGGTCCGATCCCGGGCCGGCCTGCTATGGTCAGGGTGGCAAGCTACCAACCGTGTCGGATGCCAACCTGGTTCTTGGCTATCTGAACCCCGACGGTCTGGTGGGTGGCCGCCTGCCCCTGGACGCTGGTAAGGCGCAAGAGGCGATCCGCGCCCATCTGGCTGATCCCTTGGGCATGAGCGTGGAACGCGCAGCCTATGGAATGTTCACCATCGTCAACGCCAATATGGTCAACGGCATACGCCGCGTGACGGTGGAACGCGGTTATGACCCGCGCGACTTCGTGCTGGTTGGCGCGGGTGGCGCGACGGCCGCACATATCACGGCGCTGGCCGATGCGATGGGGATCGACACCATCGTTCTACCAAAGCTTGCCTCGGGCCTTTGCGCCTTTGGCCAGATCATCAGCGACGTGAAATACAACTACATGGCCACGGCCCCCCTGCGGCTCGACAATGACGCGGCCTATGCGCGGATCGACAGCCTTTTCGCACAGATCGAGGCGCAAGGGGTGGACCATCTGAAAAGCGACGGCTTCAAAGGCCGCGATATCGTGACAAAGCGCAGCCTCGATATGCGCTATGTCGGGCAGGTACACGAATGCACGGTCGAGATCGGGACCTTCAAGGTCGACGCCAAGAGCATCGCAAAGATCAAAGAGGCGTTCCACAAGCGGCATAAGGAACTTTACACCTATGCCGAACCCGCCTCGACCGTCGAAGTGGTGAATATCGAAAGCACCCTCTACGGCGTGGTCGACAAGCCCGAACGCATGAAGATCGGCAAGGGGGCCAGCCCGGCCAAGGCGTTGAAAGGGCATCGCGACGCGGTGTTCAGCGCCGATGGCAAGCGCATCAAGACGCCGATCTATGACGGGACCCCCTTGGGGGCCGGGGCCACGATCAAGGGGCCGGCGGTGATCGAAGAGATCACCACCACCATCGTCATCGAACCGGGTTGGACCGCAAAGCTGGATGCCAGCGGGTCCTACCTCATCACCCGTGACCGGAAAGGAGCGAAATGA
- a CDS encoding GlxA family transcriptional regulator, with product MRASKADDSGMERGMTANFVPKGVAHVPVPKVTEPVQMTFVLLPNFSLIAFSSAIEPLRIANQLAGQMLFEWEVLSETGAAVGCSNGVKLQVDGPLGDTKSKAMVFVCAGVEPEKSASRKVADWLRQQWRMGRTVGGLCTGAYALAKAGILEGRSFTLHWENLPPFVETFGHLRPLEQLYCIDGRILTSAGGAAATDLFIEIVAKNYGDRLADAVLKMCLHGQQRPADLRQRMSLSSTLGIRNPVLVEVIRKFEENLEQGVDIEAVATTMGVSRRQVERLFQRYVGMSPKQYLNGLRLERARALLTETDLPVAEVAYGCGFNATNTFTKAFRQRYGVSPRRLSNRQGGASKVSN from the coding sequence ATGCGGGCCAGCAAAGCGGATGACAGCGGGATGGAGCGGGGCATGACGGCAAATTTCGTTCCCAAAGGTGTGGCCCATGTGCCGGTGCCCAAGGTCACTGAACCGGTGCAGATGACCTTTGTGCTTTTGCCGAACTTCTCTCTCATCGCTTTTTCCTCGGCCATCGAACCGTTGCGGATTGCCAACCAGCTGGCGGGCCAGATGTTGTTTGAATGGGAGGTTCTGTCGGAAACAGGGGCGGCGGTGGGCTGTTCAAATGGCGTCAAGTTGCAGGTCGATGGCCCCTTGGGCGACACGAAGTCAAAGGCGATGGTCTTTGTCTGCGCGGGGGTGGAGCCTGAGAAATCCGCCAGCCGCAAGGTGGCCGATTGGCTGCGCCAGCAATGGCGGATGGGCCGCACGGTCGGCGGGCTTTGCACCGGGGCCTATGCCTTGGCCAAAGCGGGCATTTTGGAAGGCCGCAGCTTTACCTTGCACTGGGAGAACCTACCCCCCTTTGTGGAAACCTTTGGCCATCTGCGTCCCTTAGAGCAGCTGTATTGTATTGACGGGCGCATCCTGACCAGTGCCGGGGGGGCGGCGGCAACGGATTTGTTCATCGAGATCGTAGCCAAGAATTATGGTGATCGACTGGCAGATGCCGTCTTGAAGATGTGTCTGCACGGTCAGCAGCGACCTGCCGATCTGCGGCAACGTATGTCGCTGTCCTCGACCCTTGGCATACGCAACCCCGTGCTGGTGGAGGTGATCCGTAAATTCGAGGAAAACCTAGAACAGGGCGTAGATATCGAGGCCGTGGCAACCACGATGGGCGTGTCGCGCCGTCAGGTGGAGCGACTGTTTCAGCGCTATGTCGGGATGTCGCCAAAGCAATACCTGAACGGGTTGCGATTGGAACGTGCCCGCGCCTTGTTGACCGAGACAGATCTTCCCGTGGCCGAAGTGGCATATGGCTGCGGGTTCAACGCGACGAATACCTTTACCAAGGCGTTTCGCCAACGCTACGGGGTATCGCCTCGGCGGTTGTCAAACCGGCAGGGCGGGGCATCGAAGGTATCGAATTAG